In the genome of bacterium, one region contains:
- a CDS encoding fumarylacetoacetate hydrolase family protein, whose protein sequence is MKFLRFFKDGKEFYGIFKKNRIYAINWEGFTKEFKETGQIFSPEEIKFLPPCNPPNIIALGLNYKEHAEEGWEKVLSEPVIFLKATTSLTGHLSPIILPEQAPDEVDYECELVIVIGKKCKNIEEKEAKDYIFGYTCGNDVSARDCQLKKDKQWARAKSFDTFCPIGPWIETEIEPTNLSIKTILNGKIMQNSNTSKMIFNPYKIVSYLSKQMTLLPGTIILTGTPSGVGFARKPPVFLKEGDIVEVEIEGIGTLKNFVIKEK, encoded by the coding sequence ATGAAATTCTTGAGGTTTTTTAAAGATGGGAAAGAATTTTATGGTATTTTTAAAAAAAACAGAATTTATGCTATAAACTGGGAGGGATTTACTAAAGAATTTAAAGAAACCGGTCAAATTTTTTCACCTGAAGAAATTAAATTTTTACCACCATGCAATCCTCCCAATATTATTGCACTTGGATTAAATTATAAAGAACACGCAGAAGAAGGATGGGAAAAGGTACTTTCAGAACCGGTCATATTTTTGAAAGCAACTACTTCTTTAACTGGACATCTATCTCCGATAATTTTACCAGAACAAGCGCCTGATGAGGTTGATTATGAATGCGAACTTGTTATTGTTATTGGTAAAAAATGTAAAAATATAGAAGAGAAAGAAGCAAAAGATTATATATTCGGGTACACCTGTGGAAATGATGTAAGTGCAAGGGACTGTCAGTTAAAAAAAGATAAACAGTGGGCAAGAGCAAAGTCATTTGATACTTTCTGCCCGATTGGTCCATGGATAGAAACAGAAATTGAGCCAACAAATTTAAGTATAAAAACGATTTTAAATGGAAAAATAATGCAGAATTCAAATACTTCAAAAATGATTTTCAATCCTTATAAAATTGTGAGTTATCTATCAAAACAGATGACACTTTTACCAGGAACAATTATTTTAACAGGAACTCCTTCAGGAGTGGGATTTGCAAGGAAACCGCCTGTATTTTTAAAAGAAGGAGATATTGTTGAAGTTGAAATAGAAGGAATTGGAACTTTAAAAAATTTTGTTATCAAAGAAAAATGA
- the cutA gene encoding divalent-cation tolerance protein CutA yields MKFIQIITTSPDKKNCEKIVKELLEEKVVSCCQIIGPVESHYWWEKRIEKSKEWLIFIKCKKKNYKKVEKKIKEIHPYKVPEIISFEISDLSEEYMDYLSEM; encoded by the coding sequence ATGAAATTTATTCAAATAATTACAACCTCTCCGGATAAAAAAAATTGTGAGAAAATTGTTAAAGAGTTACTTGAAGAAAAAGTTGTTTCCTGCTGTCAGATTATAGGTCCAGTTGAAAGTCATTACTGGTGGGAAAAAAGAATAGAAAAAAGCAAAGAATGGCTGATTTTTATTAAATGCAAGAAGAAAAATTATAAAAAGGTTGAGAAAAAAATAAAAGAAATTCATCCGTATAAAGTTCCTGAAATAATATCTTTTGAAATTTCTGATTTGAGTGAAGAATATATGGATTATTTATCTGAAATGTAA